The DNA sequence AGCACCACGGACTCGTTCCCCAGTTTCTGGAGATTTCACTCACCGACGCGGCCAGGGCCGGTGAACATATCCGCGACCACCTGCGCGAGGCCAGAGACGGGCAAAGGCTGCCGGCGCTCGTGTGCAGTCTGGACGCACCGCTGGAATCTACCCTGTCCTCCATGGTGGCCGAATCGATTCCGGCGAGTTCCGTGCCCCTTGTCGGCGTGGGCCTCGATTCCTACAATCTGGATACCCTGCGCAACTCCGCCACCAACCTCAGTCTCGTCATCGAACAGAACCTACCGCTCCAGGCCTATCTCACCATACTTCAGGCCTGTCTCGGAAGGCAGTACACGGCGATCGGCCCCCGGATCGAAACGCCCTTCAGGATCTTCGACCGGGACAAACTGGCGGAGGCCGAAGAGCCGGAAAATACCGCCTTCGTACAGCGATTCTGAGGAGCGCTTCCTTGAGCAATTCGAAACTGGTCTATATCAACCTCGCCCTCGTCGCGACTTTCGCCATGGTCGTCTCCTCCGGCGAACAACCGGGGCAGGAAGACGATGGACGGGTGCGCACCGTGTTCATTACAACCGATGCGCCCGACTCCGAGGACAGGGCCTCCATCGCACGGGCCTGCGAAGCCGTCGAGAACGACTGGAACGGCCCCGTCACCCTGCTCGGCTGCGAAAACGACGCCCCATCGATCGCCCGCGCCCTCAAGCGCGCCATCGCTCTCGCCCCCGACGGTATCAGCCTGCCGGGACACCGGGATGACGCCCTGATCCTGCCTTTTGTCATCGAAGCGCGCCGACAGGGTATCCTCGTTACCTTCCACGACACCCCGCTGCCCGCCGCGCGGAAGCGCTTCGGACCCACGGGCGCCGGATTCATCGGGGATCGGGGCGAGCACAGTGGTTTCAGCCTCGCGGAAGCCGCAGTGGACCGATTGTCCATTTCCCCCGAATCCAAGGTACTGGTGATCAGCGGCACGGCGGACGTCGCCCCCGGTTCCAGGCTCCGGGGCTGCCTCGATCTCCTGAGCGCCCGCGCCATTGAGCCCGAACGCCTTGTCGCCGCGCCCCTCGGCGATGAACTCGAAGATTTCCTGCCCGATCCGGCACTTGCCAAGCGCATTAATGAAGGTCCCCTGCCCGACGTCATCTTCTGGGACGCGGGACCCGTCAGCCAGATTGCCACCATGCTGGACGGACGGGGCGCGGATTACAATACCATCAGCGTCGTCTCTCTGGTCCCCGTCACGACCGCCCTGACCGAAAGTGAGGCCCCTTTCGTTAAACTTCGGGCCTATGAGCAGCCATTTCTAACCTGCTACTTCTCCCTCACCCAGCTCCACCTTACCCACAAGTACGGCGCGCCCGGCCTGGAGGTTCCCATCGGTGGCGCATGATTCCTTCATTTCAACTTTCACCCCAGTAGAGATCGGGTAAGCATGTGAGTATTCGCACCAACCTCTTAATCTGCATTTTTGCCGTCATGGCCCTCTTCCTGGCCGCTTCGAGCTGGCTGGGAATGCGCGGCATGACCCGGTTACAGGAGAGCGCGGTCCGCACCTTTCATGTGGAGCTCCTCAGCGAGGGCACCACAGGCCTCGAAACCGCCGTGCAGCAACTCGGCGCGATCTACGAGAATCTGCCCCCCGCGCTCAAGGAAAGCGCCCCCGCCGCCGCGCTGGCCCCCTTTATGACCGCAGGCCCCGGGGACCGCTATCTCCTCCTTGACGGCGCCGGTTCGCCCCTGCCGGAACACCCCGCCGATCCGGCCCTGCTGCCCCTGCTCGAGGCCGGCGCCCTTGGGGAATTCTTCGAAGAAGCGCGCAAAGGCGGCCCGAAGGACATCGAAATCGACAACTACGCGGACTATCTCGACGGTCGCGCCGAGGCCCCCGGCATGGTCAGGATTCGCGCCTTCCCCGAAGCAAACCTCATGCTCGGGATTGGGCGAATCCAGGAGTCAACCGGGATACGCCTCGAATCCTTTGCCGACAGTGCCGCCGCGGCCTATGACGTGCTGGCCCGGGGGAGCGTGGGCTTCTATCTCTGTCTCATCATCCTGGCCATGACCCTCGTCTGGGCGTCGCTCCAGCGCCTCTTCTTTCGCCCGCTGGCGCGGATTACGGGCACCATGTCCGACGCCCCGGAGGATGACGGGCGCGAACACGTGACCTGGTCCCGATTCCGGGACTATGCCACCCGCGTACAGAGGATCGCCGGTGAGAAAGACCTATTGCGCGGCAAGCTTGAGCGGGAAATCGAAGCCCGTTACCTGGCCGAGGAGGAGCGTGATTCCCTCAGGAGCACGATGGACCGCAGCCTTCGGACCGCCCGCCAGGAGCTCCAGCTTCAGGCGGAGAAAGAACTCCAGGAACTCCAGGCCACCCTCATGCGCCGCGAGGCCCGGGTCATCCACCGGCAATTGCTGCCGGGACTGGAAAAGGCTCTCCGCAGCCTGCCGGAATCCGAAGAGAACCACGAGGCCAGAAACGCCATCCTCCAGACCCTGCTCACGATTCGCGCCCTGGACAGCCGTGACGTCGAGCCCCCGGTAGTCCTGCGCGACATGGCGCTGGCCCCATGGCTCAAAGATGTCGTCACCGATTTTCAGTCCGCCCGTCCGGTTTCGGTGGTCTCCAACTTCTGCGGGGACGTTCAGGCGAAGATCGACCCGGATGCCCTGAGGAGCGCCGTGGAATTCGTGATGGAAAACGCGGCCACCGCGTCCCCACACGACCGGGGTATCCGCGTGGATCTCGCGCGGGAAGGCGATAGCGTTGAAATACGCATCGTCGACAGCGGTCAGGGCGTTCCCGAAGACGCCCGCCCCCATATCTTTGTGCCCTTCTACTCCGTCGACGCGCAATCCGACGGGCTCGGCCTCGCCGTCACCCGCTCCGTGGTTGAACAACACGGCGGCTCCATCCTGCTCCATACCGAGAGCGAGAAGGGAACCGCCGT is a window from the Candidatus Hydrogenedentota bacterium genome containing:
- a CDS encoding sensor histidine kinase encodes the protein MSIRTNLLICIFAVMALFLAASSWLGMRGMTRLQESAVRTFHVELLSEGTTGLETAVQQLGAIYENLPPALKESAPAAALAPFMTAGPGDRYLLLDGAGSPLPEHPADPALLPLLEAGALGEFFEEARKGGPKDIEIDNYADYLDGRAEAPGMVRIRAFPEANLMLGIGRIQESTGIRLESFADSAAAAYDVLARGSVGFYLCLIILAMTLVWASLQRLFFRPLARITGTMSDAPEDDGREHVTWSRFRDYATRVQRIAGEKDLLRGKLEREIEARYLAEEERDSLRSTMDRSLRTARQELQLQAEKELQELQATLMRREARVIHRQLLPGLEKALRSLPESEENHEARNAILQTLLTIRALDSRDVEPPVVLRDMALAPWLKDVVTDFQSARPVSVVSNFCGDVQAKIDPDALRSAVEFVMENAATASPHDRGIRVDLAREGDSVEIRIVDSGQGVPEDARPHIFVPFYSVDAQSDGLGLAVTRSVVEQHGGSILLHTESEKGTAVVIRLPAS